The DNA window GGTCCACGATCAGCAAGGTCCGGAAGCGGCGGTATGAGAGGCCGTGCTCGGCCTGCAGGATGCGGTCGGCCGATCGGTCGAGGCGTGCGGTCAGCGCGTGGAGGTCGAAGCTCAAATCCGGTGGCACACCTGGATATTAACATGCTAACTTAGCAAGGTAAGTACCTGCTGGCCGGGAAAGGTGCAGCACATGGTCCATGTCACTCTGCTCGTGGTCCACATAGTCACCGGGACGATCGGCCTGCTGCTCGGCCCGCTGGCGATGCGCCAGGACACCCGGCGCTTCGCTTCGGCCCAGCGCGGCACGGGTGTCCTCAGCGCCTGGTACCGCCCGGTGGTCCTCCTCGTCTGTCTCTCCGCGACGGGGCTGGTGGTCGAACGCCGCGGCGACCTGTGGTGGTTGGTGCCCGTCTCCGCGCTGACCTACGGCCTGGCCGTGCTCGCCAAGCTCTCGGCGCGCCAGCGGTGGCGCGGGTGGACTCACGGTTACGTGCACGGTCAGGGCGGGTCCTACCTCGCACTCGTCACCGCGCTGATCGTGGTCGCGCTGGTCGTCGACGGACCGGTCGCCGGTCCCGCCGAGCTGGTCCCGTGGCTCGCGCCGACGGCGATCGGCGTCGTTCTCATCGAAGTGTGGCGCCGCCGATTGAGCGGCACCCTGCCAGCCGGTGCCGACCGCGAAGGAGCGTCTACATAGGACGCTCAAAGGGTCAGGACTCGTCTACTGTGGACGGGTGACAGCTAGGGCTTGCGCGCGACGACCCCGGCGATGCAGCGCTCGACCTTGTTGAGCGGGTTGAGCTTCGGGCCGTCCGGCCACCAGTAGTCGCACAGCTGGAGCTTCGGCTCCTCGCCGGGGGCGGGCGGCATGATCTCCAGGCCGTCGATGAACTCGAGGAGCTGCTGTTCGGTCCGGAACATCCCCGAGCCCATGGGGCTGTGCACGAACAGCTCTTCCATCTTCCTGGCCAGGCCGCTGAGCTCGTCGGTCTCCGGGTCGAAGAAGTGGGCGATGACGACGAAGGAACCGCTGGGCAGCGCGGCGATGTACTCGCGCATGAGATCGGCGCCGTTGTCCGCCGTGTAGTGGTGCAGGGTGCCGACCTGGAGCAGTGCCAGCGGCTGGGTGAAGTCGATGTACTGGCGGACCGTCTCGTTGGCCAGCACCTGCGCGGGCTGGAAGATGTCCTCGGAGACGAAGTGGGTGTTCGGGTTCTCCTCGAGGATCGCGCGGCCGTGCGCGAGGACCACGGGGTCGTTGTCTACGTAGACCACCTGGGTGTCGGGGTCGACCCGCTGCGCGATCTGGTGGGTGTTCTCCGCGGTGGGTAGGCCGGAGCCGCAGTCGAGGAACTGCTTGATCTTCGCCTGCTGGGCGAGGAAGCGGACGGCCCTGGTCAGGAAGTTGCGGTTGGACCAGGCGAGGTCGCGGACCTCGGGTGCCTTCGTGGCGACTTGGCGCAGGACCTCGCGGTCGATCTCGTAGTTGTCCTTGCCGCCGAGTGCGGCGTCGTAGACGCGCGCGATGCTGGCGCGGGTGGGATCCACGCCGACCGGGACCGAACTCGGCGCCAGGTACTCGGACTGCGTCATCTCACCCTCGCAAACGGCCGTTGACCCGCTGGTCTCGCCAGAGTAGTGGCTCGGGTACGCGTAGTAAACTCAGGGGTTGGCCCGTTCGGGAAGATCGTTCCGGCGCGGAATTTCACCTCCGTGCCGGCCGTTGGACCGTGCGTGAAAGCCATCGGTGTCTTCGACTTCGGCGGCCCGGAAGCGCTGCGGGTGCTCGACCTGCCCGAACCGCAGGCCGGTCCCGGTGAGGTCCGCATCCGCGTGCACGCCGCCGCGGTGAACCCGACCGACGTGCTGCTGCGCACCGGCGGCCACGCCGTCCGCATGCCGGGGCGCGAGCCCCCGTTCGTGCCCGGTATGGACGCGGCTGGCGTGATCGACCAGGTGGGGCCGGGGGCCGGTGATCGGCTCGCGGTGGGGCAGCGGGTCGTCGCCATGGTGCTGTTCACCGGCCCGCGCGGGGGAGCCTATGCGGAGCGGATCGTCGTGCCCGCGGCGTCCGTGGTGCCCGCGCCGGAGGGTGCGGATCTCGCCGCGGCTTCGACGCTGCTCATGAACGCGCTGACCGCGCGCGTCGGCCTGGACGCGCTGGCGGTGCCGCGCGGCGGGGTCGTCGCGGTGACCGGCGCGGCGGGCGCCGTCGGTGGTTACGCGGTCGAGCTGGCCAAGGCCGACGGGCTGACCGTGCTCGCCGACGCCGCCCCGCACGACGTCGACCTGGTACGGGGTTTCGGCGCCGACCACGTCGTGGAGCGGGGTTCCGCGGTCGCCGAACGGATCCGCGAGCTGGTTCCCGGCGGCGTCCCCGGTCTGGTGGACGGCTCACTGCAGACGGCAGACGTGGTGCCCGCGGTCGCCGACGGCGGCGCGGTCGCCGAGTTCCGGGGCTGGGCCGGTCCCGCCGAACGCGGCGTCCGGGTGCACCCGGTGATGGTGCGCGATGCCATGGAGGACACCGGGAAGCTGGACGCGTTGCGGCGCCAGGCCGAGGACGGCGCGCTCACGCTGCGCGTCGCCAAGGTGCTCCCCGCCGACGAAGCACCCGAGGCGCACCGCCTGCTGGAGGCCGGCGGCCTGCGCGGGCGGCTGGTGCTGGACTTCTCCTGACCCGGTTGTCCGGAAGCGGCCATCACACCGAGGAAGTCCGCTTCCCGGGGGAGTGTTGGCGGCATGACCTATGTCGTGATCTTCCAGGACGGGCGGCTGGCCGAAGCGGTCGCGGCGACGTTGCGGACCGCGTTGTTCCGCGACGGCCGCGACGACGTGGTGCTGGTGCCCGCGCTCCGGGGCGCGGACTTCCTCGAAGCCGAACGGCGGCGTGGCGAGTTTTCCCAGGCGACCGTGATCGCCCGCGAGGGAGAAGGAGCCGACCGGCTCGGCCGGCCGGGATTCCTCGCGGTGCGCCCGTCCCGGCGCGGTCCGTCCACTCGCGACGGTGGGACCGTCCGGATCCCGGCGGACACAGTGGACGATCTGGTGCGGGGGATAGTCGCCTACCACCTCGTTCCCGTGCCGATCGGAAAGCGCCGTCGTACGGCCTTCTCGCTCGGCGGTGTGCTCGCCATCGGTAGCTGCCTGGCCGTTGTGCCGTCCCAAGCGGCCGCCGCGGAACCCGTGCACGAGGCCACACCACCACCGGCAGCGGTGCCGCTGTGCGTCAACGAACCCACCGCCGACCCGTGTTTCGGGTACTCGCCGGAAGAACCCGAGGCCGAGCCGCTGACGCCGGTGCGGCCGTCGCCCGCGCCGCCGGTCGATCCGTTCTTCCCCAGGAAGCAGTACGAGGACCTGAAGGAGGCCAACGCGGTGGCCAAGGGGATGGCCGGGGCCATCGGCCGTGTCGTCCTCGGCTACAGCGACGGGGCAGGCGCCTACGAGAAGGCCGAAGACGTCGCAAAACGCATCATGGTGGCGGGGTGCGCGGTGTGGAAGCCCGCGTGCTTGGGGGTGGAGGCCGTGCCGCCCGCGGTCGGCTGGGCGGCGGGTGCCGGTTCGGCCGCCGCGACGATCTTCCCCGAGTACGTGGCAGAGCTGCGCAAGAAGATCGAAGAAAAATGGGAAGAGGTCAAGAAGAACGCGCAGCGACCGGTGGTCGTGCCCCCGGGAGGCTACTGCAACGGGCCACCCGGTCCGTGCGAACGGCCGAAGAAGAAGCAGGAAGAAACGACCACGGTGACTCCGTCCAGCGACGTCACCAAGACCGTGCCCACGCGACCGCAAGCGCCGAAGCGGAAACCGGCTCCCGTCCTCACCGCGCCGTCGGTTCCGGTCCAGCAGCCTGCCGCGGTCCCTGTCGCGCCCGCGCCGTCCACTCCGGACCCGATTCCCCTCCCGTCCTACCAGGATCCGATGCCGAACCCCGTCCCGGCACCGGCGCCGTCGGCAGCCGCGCAAGCGCCCACCTATTCGTCGAACGGCCCGACGCCGTACGTTCCCAGCGGTGGCGGCTACCAGCCGCCCGACTACGGCCAGCCCGCGCAGACCGGGGGCAACGGACCCGGCTGGGGTGATGCGGGCGTGCCGCCGGACCGGCCGGGTGAGACGGTCGAGGTGAAGCCGTACCCGAAGCAGCGGCCGAGCGCTCCGGGCTACGACCCGCTCGCCTGACCGTGGTCCGCGCCGCGCAGCGGGGAGTGGGAGTAGATGGACGAGGAGCGCGACGAAATGATGGACATGGTGTTCTCCCGTACGGTCGCGGACGTGCCGAAACGGTCCGATGTGGACATCCGAAGAACGGGCGCTGGCCTCGCGCGGAGACGTGCCTGGTACTAGGAACCAGAGGCGAACGAGGCCGAGGACCCGTGGGGCAGGGGACGACTTCGCCCTGGACTGTTCTCGTGCACTGGGTCCCCACCTCCGCCCTTCGCTCGGTTCGTGCTGTCCCGGGGAGGGAAAACCCTTTCGCGGCAAGAAACCACGCACGTCGCCGGGACCGGTCCGTGTGCACCCAGTAGACCCTCCTGTGCGCTTACTGTCAAGTACTTGTGCAAGTGTTGTAGACAGCATTGGGGCGTGGCGTCCTCGCGGGGCCGTGTCCGGTTTCGCGCCGGGGGTGGGGTCGTGGTCCACTTCGGACGACGGAATCGCGGACGGCGTTCGTCTACCAGGGAGGAGCCGCGGGTGGGTGCGGACTCGTGAGCCGGTGGCATCGCCTCGGCGAACCCGATCGCGCTGCCCGGCTCCCGGTGCGGTTCGTGGTGGTCACCGTCCTGATCGGACTCGGTGCGGGTGCCGGTGGGGCGGGGCTGGCGTTGCTGCTGCACGTGGTGCAGCACCTCGCTTACGGGTACGCCGAGGGTTCGTTCACCGCCGGCGTGAGCGCGGCTTCGTGGTCGCGGCGGGTCGTGGTGATGGTGATCGCCGGGGTGCTCGCGGGGTTCGGGTGGTGGGCGGTGCGCCGGTTCGGGCGTCCGCTGGTGAGCATCGCGGCCGCGGTGCGCGGCGAGGATCACCGGATGCCGGTGCTGGCCACGACCTGGCACGCGTTGCTGCAGATCGTCACGGTCGCGCTGGGGTCGCCGCTGGGCAGGGAGGTGGCTCCCCGGGAGATCGGGGCGATGCTCGCGGGACGGATCGCCCACCGCGCGGGGCTCACGCCGCACCAGTGCCGGGTGCTGGTGGCCTGCGGTGCCGGGGCGGGGCTTGCCGCGGTCTACGACGTCCCGCTCGGGGGCGCGGTGTTCACGCTGGAGGTCCTGCTCGGCACGTGGTCGGTTTCCGCCGTGGTGCCCGCGATCCTGACAGCCGCGCTGGCGACCACGGTCTCGCTGGTGTGGCTGCCCGACACGGTGCAGTACCAGCTGCCCGATCTGTCGACTGGTCCCTGGCTGACCGTCTGGGCGTTGCTCGCGGGGCCGGTCGTCGGGCTGGCGGGGCACGGTTTCTCCCGTGCCGCGGCCGTCGCGCGGGAGAACGCTCCGCGCGGGCGGGCGTTGCTGCTGACCGCTCCGCTGGTGTTCGCGGTCGCGGGCGCGCTGTCGATCGGGTTCCCCCCAGTTGCTCGGCAACGGGAAGGGCCCGGCGCAGCTGGCGTTCGACAGCAGGCCGGGGCTCGTCCTCGCCGGGATCCTGCTCGTGCTGCGCGTGGTGGTGGTTCTGCTGTGCTTGCGCGGCGGCGCCGAAGGCGGGTTGCTCACCCCGTCACTGGCCAACGGGGCGCTGCTGGGGACGCTGCTCGGCGCGCTGTGGCCCGGTGTCGCGATCGGATCGTGTGCCGTGGTCGGTGCCGCCGCCTTCCTCGCGACCGCGCAGCGGATGCCGATCACCGCGGTCGTGCTGATTCTCGAATTCACCGGCGCACCACACGGTTTGCTCGTCCCGATCCTGATCGCGGTGGCCGGTGCGGCGGGCACGCAGCGAGTACTGACCGGGCCCGCGGTCAGAGACCGATGACGCGCGACGCGATCAGGACCTCGGCCAGCGCGGTGACGGTGACGACCGCCAGTGCCAGCGCGCCGACGAGGAACGGGCGGAACCCGCTCTGCCGCATGCGCCGCAGGTCGAAGTTGAGCCCGACCCCGGCGAAGGTCAGCAGGAAGGCCCATTTGGACAGGTTGCCGAGGCTGGTCACGTCGACCTTGGTGAACGCGCCCGCGGTGGCGAGCGCCGACACCGCGAGGAAACCGAGGACGAACTTCGGGAACTTCTCCCAGACGAACGCGGCCTTCGGCAGGAATCCCTTCCCGACCGCGGTGGCCTGGCCGCGCGTGGCCCAGTAAGACGCGAAGCCGAGTACCACGAATCCGATCAACGCGTTGCGGATGCTCTTCACCAGTACCGCCACGTCCTGCGCCTGCGGTGAGTACAGCCCGCCCGCGGCGGTGGTCTCCGCGGTGTTGTCCACCGCGAGCCCGGCCCAGTAGCCGTATTCCTGGTCGGACAGGCCGAGGCCGTGCCCGATCAGCGGGAAGGTGAACAGGGCGATCGCGCCCAGCGCGAGGATCGCCGCGATCGCGTACCCGGAGTCCTCCTCGTCCGCGTCGATCGCGCCACGGCCGGCGATGATCGCCGAGACGCCGCAGATCGCGGTGCCGATCGCCAGGAGCGAGGCGAGTTTTCCGCCCAGCTTCAACCACTTCGCGAGCAGCAGCACCACGGTGGTGGCGATCGAGACGTCGATCAGCACGAGCACGAGCCCGGTGCCGCCGAGCTTGACGACGTCGCCGAGCACGAAGCGCGCGCCGAGCAGCACGATGCCGGATTTCAGCCAGAACTCGTAGGTGCCGACGCCCGCCCGGAAGATCCGGGGGACGCCGACGGTGTTGCTGATGAGCGCGCCGAGCAGGATCGCCCACAGCACGTACTCGATGTCCGGGAGCTTGGTGCCGGTCGCCTTGCCGAGCGCGAGCAACCCGGCCTCGGCATACTTGCCGAACAAGCCGATGGCCACCAGCAGCACCAGGCCGGGCACCAGTGACAGCGCCCGCCGAGGAAGGCGGGACGGGGGCGCGGTGATCGCCGACATGGTCACCTCACCAGGGAATCGCCGGCAGCACGCCGAAGGCGGCGAGCACGACGAAGACTCCGGCCAGCGCCACCGCCGCCCAGTCCACTCCGACACGCCATGGGCTCTTGCTCATCGAGGTCTCCTCGCTCGGGTGCGCCCAGCATGGCCGAACCGTTGGTGTGCAAGGAAACCGTCCCGAATGGTGGACTACCGGCCCGATCACTCCGCTGTGGACCGAGTGGCGGGGCCGACGTGCGCCCGTAAGCTGGTGATCAGTCGTCCGGTCCTGCCTCCCGGGAGTGTGCATGCTCGACATCAGCGTTCTCACCTGGGTGGTGACGATCGGGTTCGTGCTGGCGCTGCTGGCGGTCGACCTGGTGCTGGCCGCGGTACGGCCGCACCGGGTCGGGTTCGCGGAGGCGACCGCGTGGTCGGTGTTCTACATCCTGGTCGCGGTCGGGTTCGGCGTGTGGTTCGCGCTGAAGTACGGGGGAGAGGCCGGTACCGAGTACTTCGCCGGGTACATCGTCGAGAAGAGCTTGTCGGTCGACAACCTGTTCGTGTTCGTGATCATCATGACCACCTTCGCGGTACCGGAGAAGCACCAGCACAAGGTGCTGACCTTCGGGATCGTGCTGGCGCTGGTGATGCGCGGCGCGTTCATCGCGGTGGGTGCCACGCTGCTGTCGTTGTTCACCTTCATGTTCCTGATCTTCGGGCTGGTGCTGATCTTCACCGCGGTGCAGCTGTTCCGGCACCGCGACGAGGATCCGGACGTGGAGAACAACGTGGTGGTCAGGGTCGCGCGGCGGGTGCTGCCGACCACCGAGCACTACGTCGACGGCAGGCTAGTGACCAAAGTGGACGGACGGCGGATGGTCACGCCGCTGTTCGTGGTGCTGGTGGCGATCGGCGGGGTCGACCTGCTGTTCGCGCTGGACTCGATCCCCGCGGTGTTCGGGGTGACCGAGGAGCCCTACGTCGTGTTCACCGCGAACGCGTTCGCCCTGCTCGGGTTGCGGGCGCTGTTCTTCTTGG is part of the Amycolatopsis sp. CA-230715 genome and encodes:
- a CDS encoding SAM-dependent methyltransferase, translated to MTQSEYLAPSSVPVGVDPTRASIARVYDAALGGKDNYEIDREVLRQVATKAPEVRDLAWSNRNFLTRAVRFLAQQAKIKQFLDCGSGLPTAENTHQIAQRVDPDTQVVYVDNDPVVLAHGRAILEENPNTHFVSEDIFQPAQVLANETVRQYIDFTQPLALLQVGTLHHYTADNGADLMREYIAALPSGSFVVIAHFFDPETDELSGLARKMEELFVHSPMGSGMFRTEQQLLEFIDGLEIMPPAPGEEPKLQLCDYWWPDGPKLNPLNKVERCIAGVVARKP
- a CDS encoding NADP-dependent oxidoreductase, whose product is MKAIGVFDFGGPEALRVLDLPEPQAGPGEVRIRVHAAAVNPTDVLLRTGGHAVRMPGREPPFVPGMDAAGVIDQVGPGAGDRLAVGQRVVAMVLFTGPRGGAYAERIVVPAASVVPAPEGADLAAASTLLMNALTARVGLDALAVPRGGVVAVTGAAGAVGGYAVELAKADGLTVLADAAPHDVDLVRGFGADHVVERGSAVAERIRELVPGGVPGLVDGSLQTADVVPAVADGGAVAEFRGWAGPAERGVRVHPVMVRDAMEDTGKLDALRRQAEDGALTLRVAKVLPADEAPEAHRLLEAGGLRGRLVLDFS
- a CDS encoding chloride channel protein, which encodes MLGNGKGPAQLAFDSRPGLVLAGILLVLRVVVVLLCLRGGAEGGLLTPSLANGALLGTLLGALWPGVAIGSCAVVGAAAFLATAQRMPITAVVLILEFTGAPHGLLVPILIAVAGAAGTQRVLTGPAVRDR
- a CDS encoding YeiH family protein, which produces MSAITAPPSRLPRRALSLVPGLVLLVAIGLFGKYAEAGLLALGKATGTKLPDIEYVLWAILLGALISNTVGVPRIFRAGVGTYEFWLKSGIVLLGARFVLGDVVKLGGTGLVLVLIDVSIATTVVLLLAKWLKLGGKLASLLAIGTAICGVSAIIAGRGAIDADEEDSGYAIAAILALGAIALFTFPLIGHGLGLSDQEYGYWAGLAVDNTAETTAAGGLYSPQAQDVAVLVKSIRNALIGFVVLGFASYWATRGQATAVGKGFLPKAAFVWEKFPKFVLGFLAVSALATAGAFTKVDVTSLGNLSKWAFLLTFAGVGLNFDLRRMRQSGFRPFLVGALALAVVTVTALAEVLIASRVIGL
- a CDS encoding TerC/Alx family metal homeostasis membrane protein, whose translation is MLDISVLTWVVTIGFVLALLAVDLVLAAVRPHRVGFAEATAWSVFYILVAVGFGVWFALKYGGEAGTEYFAGYIVEKSLSVDNLFVFVIIMTTFAVPEKHQHKVLTFGIVLALVMRGAFIAVGATLLSLFTFMFLIFGLVLIFTAVQLFRHRDEDPDVENNVVVRVARRVLPTTEHYVDGRLVTKVDGRRMVTPLFVVLVAIGGVDLLFALDSIPAVFGVTEEPYVVFTANAFALLGLRALFFLVKGLLDRLVYLSSGLALILAFIGVKLILHWAHVDIDPAVPEIPTPVSLGVIIGILVVVTVASLIKSGRDPEAKAHPGSLRARDDDAD